One window of Thermocoleostomius sinensis A174 genomic DNA carries:
- a CDS encoding SLC5/6 family protein has translation MRLELTHIENNETNCPSHHRSLDVWSLATLLICSHYGLGFILGTAEQSVAVGAAGSLYAVSLSIGFLALLLLVKFYWQTIDQIWTLLGNRYGSLVKVGIALMSWVSLVGIAAVQMIAAAAVLSIAGFSSKLTMIGLAITLGLLSLTPVERASQVFRGLLLFNIGTLLYALWQLHSLSELEFVPLQFLPDLQHQVEWCHELGISVATILMVMVDMKCQQFIVQAKTVRVAYWGCVLAAIALFGLAFLPTAVVLAGQHQDIIPGTLSGKEILPYILSWVGGGTKHWQSILFILSLVVPALGIGSNVLRIQTKTILDLEIFPNSSFTRIWITILNTLFVFVIALRGGEIVNLILNFYAAYVSSVWIPLIAYLLAQTNRYMFSPRSVQMALLIGAIASVATLGVTLVDSHSVLFGSSELTILMMGMGASCLTLLLTQLLPQVLIGYLKFPHREEV, from the coding sequence ATGCGTTTGGAGCTTACCCATATCGAGAATAATGAGACTAACTGCCCATCTCACCATCGCTCACTTGATGTTTGGTCATTGGCAACATTGTTAATTTGTTCCCACTACGGTCTGGGATTTATTTTGGGAACGGCTGAGCAGTCTGTTGCAGTCGGTGCAGCGGGCAGCCTCTATGCTGTTTCCCTGAGCATTGGTTTTTTGGCACTCCTTCTTTTGGTTAAATTTTATTGGCAAACAATTGACCAAATTTGGACACTACTAGGTAATCGATACGGATCGCTAGTTAAGGTTGGGATTGCTCTAATGTCCTGGGTATCTTTAGTCGGAATTGCTGCCGTTCAAATGATTGCCGCTGCTGCCGTTTTAAGTATTGCCGGTTTTTCAAGCAAACTGACCATGATCGGGTTGGCAATTACCCTAGGCTTGCTCTCCCTGACTCCTGTCGAACGGGCTAGTCAGGTTTTTCGAGGCTTGCTATTGTTCAATATTGGCACATTACTCTATGCCCTTTGGCAACTCCATAGCCTCTCAGAACTAGAGTTCGTTCCGCTACAATTTTTGCCCGATTTACAACATCAGGTGGAGTGGTGCCACGAGCTAGGTATCTCAGTTGCTACGATTCTGATGGTAATGGTTGACATGAAATGTCAGCAGTTCATTGTTCAAGCAAAAACGGTTCGTGTTGCCTATTGGGGCTGTGTATTAGCTGCGATCGCGTTATTTGGACTGGCATTTTTACCAACTGCTGTGGTTTTGGCGGGTCAGCATCAGGACATCATTCCAGGAACTTTGTCTGGTAAAGAAATCCTTCCCTATATTTTGTCTTGGGTCGGTGGAGGCACAAAACACTGGCAGAGCATTTTATTCATTCTCTCTCTTGTTGTTCCGGCATTAGGTATCGGGAGTAATGTGCTCCGTATTCAAACTAAGACAATTTTAGATTTAGAAATTTTTCCCAATTCGTCATTTACTCGAATTTGGATTACGATTCTCAACACTCTTTTTGTTTTCGTAATTGCCCTCAGAGGCGGAGAAATTGTGAATTTAATCCTTAACTTTTATGCCGCCTATGTATCTAGCGTCTGGATTCCTCTCATTGCCTATCTCCTGGCTCAAACAAACCGCTATATGTTCTCTCCTAGAAGTGTTCAGATGGCTCTATTAATAGGTGCGATCGCTTCTGTTGCAACACTAGGGGTCACATTAGTTGATTCGCATTCCGTGTTGTTTGGTAGCAGTGAATTAACCATTCTGATGATGGGTATGGGCGCGAGTTGCTTGACTTTACTGTTAACTCAATTACTCCCTCAAGTACTGATAGGTTATCTTAAATTTCCTCACCGAGAGGAGGTGTAG
- a CDS encoding cupin domain-containing protein, with the protein MSIFIQGARVTSNGEGKRLNVLGDHQRVILASEDTDGRYALIENCNLPGVGIPLHLHHNEDETFYVLEGQVEFQIGSETIQAIAGTTIYLPRDTPHAFTIVGEAPAKMLIMLTPAGLEKYFEELSQLSSDKPPSMETVMDISVQYGIELFPYPESSAI; encoded by the coding sequence ATGAGTATATTCATCCAAGGAGCAAGGGTTACCTCAAATGGAGAAGGTAAGCGGCTAAACGTACTCGGCGATCACCAGCGGGTGATCTTGGCGAGTGAGGATACAGATGGCAGGTATGCCCTGATTGAGAACTGTAATCTACCGGGTGTGGGAATTCCGCTCCACCTGCACCACAACGAAGACGAAACATTCTATGTGCTGGAGGGGCAGGTTGAGTTTCAGATTGGGAGTGAAACCATTCAGGCGATCGCGGGTACAACAATTTACTTACCGCGTGACACGCCACACGCTTTTACTATTGTTGGTGAAGCCCCAGCCAAGATGCTGATTATGCTGACGCCTGCTGGTTTGGAGAAGTATTTTGAGGAACTCAGCCAGTTGTCATCAGACAAACCACCGAGTATGGAAACAGTGATGGATATCTCAGTGCAATATGGCATTGAACTTTTTCCCTATCCCGAAAGTTCGGCAATTTAA
- a CDS encoding DUF1614 domain-containing protein, with protein sequence MIYLPVTLLLFVIFLLLFPFIWFAIALDVVEVAVAKLGFSPSTAFLLFAAVILGSTINIPLYERVSRVPMIPDFADLWMARFWGIPLRKIEQKTIVALNVGGGLIPTLLALYEFTRSDPFAILAVTAVVTFTSYFSAQIVPGIGIQMNALVAPLTAALMALLIVGTGAAPVAFAGGVLGTLIGADLLHLPEIEKMSAGVLSIGGAGVFDGIALCGLFALLLT encoded by the coding sequence ATGATTTACTTGCCAGTCACGCTGCTTCTCTTTGTAATCTTCCTGCTGCTGTTTCCATTCATCTGGTTTGCGATCGCCCTGGATGTAGTGGAAGTTGCAGTCGCCAAACTGGGTTTTTCTCCTAGTACCGCATTCCTCTTATTTGCCGCTGTAATTTTAGGCAGCACGATCAATATTCCGTTATATGAACGAGTTTCGCGTGTGCCGATGATTCCAGACTTTGCTGACCTCTGGATGGCTCGATTTTGGGGCATTCCCTTACGCAAAATTGAACAAAAGACGATCGTGGCGCTTAATGTAGGCGGTGGTTTAATCCCAACTCTATTAGCTCTTTATGAATTCACACGTTCTGATCCTTTCGCTATTTTAGCTGTCACTGCCGTTGTTACCTTTACAAGCTACTTCTCGGCTCAAATTGTTCCAGGCATCGGTATCCAAATGAATGCGCTGGTTGCGCCGTTGACAGCCGCCCTGATGGCGTTGTTAATCGTTGGAACTGGTGCAGCCCCCGTGGCCTTTGCAGGTGGCGTTTTAGGAACTTTAATCGGTGCTGATTTATTGCATCTACCTGAAATTGAAAAGATGTCAGCCGGGGTTTTGAGTATTGGTGGAGCGGGTGTATTTGATGGTATTGCTTTGTGCGGACTTTTTGCTCTGTTACTCACTTAA
- a CDS encoding PRC-barrel domain-containing protein, which yields MFNVIRRSQMIGLTAMDSSTATRFGGVEEVWVDHQGRVVYFASSAGYTPLEQVSIVGPDAVLTYSDLATEPATTLRRLCGMQVRTPSISDPLGWIEDFLFDWETGDIAAYILGGEIAAPFGGRAVLFPEDVEVIDAEVVVIKEDAKNRLTSESEGLKGFLSEKSQQVKNLVKQMGDRLKSLVYPHDQPEVVRVKIKEVRDELAATGQYDQNALKEAADFLQDKWEDFQQSLSRTGQRMKQAIDSAWQRLTRRA from the coding sequence ATGTTCAACGTCATTCGTCGGAGTCAAATGATCGGGTTAACGGCGATGGATAGTAGCACTGCAACTCGTTTTGGTGGTGTTGAGGAAGTTTGGGTAGACCATCAGGGACGAGTGGTTTACTTTGCTAGCAGTGCTGGCTATACTCCTCTGGAACAGGTCTCGATCGTTGGCCCAGATGCTGTTCTAACCTATTCGGATTTGGCAACGGAGCCAGCAACAACGCTACGTCGCTTGTGTGGTATGCAAGTGCGCACTCCGTCAATTTCTGATCCCTTGGGCTGGATAGAGGATTTTCTATTTGATTGGGAGACAGGGGATATTGCGGCGTATATTTTGGGTGGAGAGATTGCAGCACCCTTTGGTGGACGGGCAGTTTTGTTTCCAGAGGATGTGGAAGTAATTGATGCAGAGGTCGTCGTCATTAAAGAGGATGCTAAAAATCGACTCACGAGTGAATCTGAAGGGTTGAAGGGGTTCTTGAGTGAGAAATCGCAGCAGGTTAAGAATCTGGTAAAGCAAATGGGCGATCGCCTCAAATCCCTGGTTTACCCTCACGATCAACCTGAGGTTGTGCGAGTGAAAATCAAAGAAGTTCGAGATGAATTGGCCGCAACAGGACAATATGACCAGAATGCTCTGAAAGAGGCTGCTGACTTTCTACAGGATAAATGGGAGGACTTTCAGCAAAGTCTCAGTCGCACCGGGCAGCGAATGAAACAGGCGATCGATTCTGCCTGGCAACGATTGACTCGTAGAGCTTAA
- a CDS encoding globin domain-containing protein: MVSQKTIEIVKATAPILKERGEEITRRMYEIAFTERPDYRRGFENTWMQHFDGGGQAHKLAAAVYAYATHIDRLEKLTATVDHIAHRHVATRILPEQYPLIGEKLLQAMKDVLQDAATDEVIAAWAEAYEALASLFIQKEKAVYQQEDQVLTERLAIANNLGTR; this comes from the coding sequence ATGGTTAGTCAAAAAACGATCGAAATTGTCAAAGCAACGGCACCGATTTTAAAAGAAAGAGGGGAAGAGATTACGCGGCGAATGTATGAAATTGCCTTTACCGAGCGACCTGACTACAGACGGGGTTTTGAAAATACATGGATGCAGCATTTCGATGGCGGTGGGCAGGCACACAAATTAGCAGCGGCTGTTTATGCCTATGCCACTCACATCGATCGCTTGGAGAAATTAACAGCGACAGTCGATCACATTGCCCATCGTCATGTTGCAACTCGCATTTTGCCAGAGCAGTATCCCCTGATTGGTGAAAAGTTGTTGCAGGCGATGAAGGATGTTTTGCAAGATGCTGCAACCGATGAGGTGATTGCCGCATGGGCTGAAGCGTATGAGGCTTTAGCCAGCTTGTTTATTCAGAAAGAAAAGGCAGTCTATCAACAAGAAGATCAAGTCCTGACGGAACGATTGGCAATTGCTAACAATCTTGGAACGAGATAG
- a CDS encoding DUF937 domain-containing protein has translation MGLFFDLLSAINNPSQQATVSQLETITNSIDRVTTAQGFDASKTQSLLSALGNAMRPALAQQQDKLGNRQLEDLLARAGTNTNATAFQAIFPPQLQQQIAQGVSQRTGVSPNILQGILPTLIPSVLGLLNMGANKPGSIGGNPLLSSFLAGDRRGNTDLGDVFKFAHRFLNGSPAR, from the coding sequence ATGGGATTGTTCTTTGATCTGTTGAGTGCAATCAATAATCCGTCACAACAGGCAACAGTCTCTCAACTGGAGACGATCACTAACTCGATTGATCGAGTGACCACGGCTCAGGGATTTGATGCATCTAAAACACAATCGCTGTTGTCTGCATTGGGAAATGCAATGCGTCCGGCTTTGGCCCAACAACAAGACAAATTAGGCAATCGCCAATTAGAAGACCTGCTGGCCCGTGCCGGCACTAACACTAATGCCACAGCCTTTCAAGCTATCTTCCCCCCTCAACTTCAGCAGCAAATTGCTCAAGGCGTTTCTCAGAGAACAGGTGTCAGTCCTAATATTCTTCAGGGAATCTTGCCAACCCTGATTCCATCGGTTTTAGGACTATTAAATATGGGCGCCAATAAGCCTGGTTCGATAGGTGGTAATCCCCTACTCAGCAGCTTTTTGGCTGGCGATCGGCGTGGCAATACCGATCTAGGCGATGTGTTTAAGTTTGCCCATCGTTTTCTGAATGGATCTCCTGCACGCTAG
- a CDS encoding helix-turn-helix transcriptional regulator yields the protein MSEKQALVIDCVDLPKRMSDPPILTSFQAGWRDIQLAHYRNSWLNLPEISSPRHIVIIPIGHRTYDVELGAEGRSETVSYREPDFSVGCIQIIPANLPHSLRSISLVQTMECIHFYLEPTFLAQVAYESVNPDRVELLLAPKEADLLIHQIGLALNASLEEDGVGSRFYADTMATALAAHLLRHYATRNHQFRDYEDGLSQQQLKQVVEYIQTHLGENLSLTDIANQLGMSQYYFCHLFKRSTGVSPHQYLIHQRVEQAKRLLKQTERTVTAIALDCGFANQSHFAKYFRQYTGMNPNQFRKL from the coding sequence ATGTCTGAAAAGCAAGCGTTGGTGATTGACTGTGTGGACTTGCCAAAGCGGATGTCCGATCCACCCATTCTAACCAGCTTCCAGGCGGGTTGGAGGGATATTCAGCTTGCCCACTACCGCAATTCATGGCTCAACTTACCAGAAATCTCCAGCCCCCGACACATTGTCATCATTCCAATTGGGCATCGAACCTATGACGTGGAGCTTGGGGCAGAGGGTCGTTCGGAGACAGTATCTTATCGAGAACCAGACTTCTCAGTTGGCTGTATTCAGATTATTCCTGCTAATCTGCCCCACAGCCTGCGTTCTATCTCACTGGTTCAAACAATGGAATGTATCCATTTTTACCTGGAGCCAACGTTTCTGGCTCAGGTTGCCTATGAATCGGTGAATCCTGATCGTGTTGAACTTTTACTGGCACCTAAGGAAGCAGATTTATTGATCCATCAGATTGGTCTAGCACTGAATGCTAGTCTGGAAGAGGATGGGGTTGGCAGTCGGTTTTATGCCGACACAATGGCAACCGCGCTGGCGGCACATCTGTTGCGTCATTACGCTACACGCAATCATCAATTTCGAGACTATGAAGATGGGTTGTCTCAGCAACAGTTAAAACAAGTCGTTGAGTATATCCAGACGCACCTAGGAGAAAACTTGTCTCTGACCGATATTGCCAATCAGCTTGGTATGAGCCAGTACTACTTCTGTCATCTATTTAAGCGATCGACTGGAGTATCACCTCATCAGTATCTCATTCACCAACGAGTAGAACAGGCAAAGCGTTTACTCAAGCAAACAGAGCGAACTGTTACTGCGATCGCCTTGGATTGCGGCTTTGCCAATCAGAGTCATTTTGCCAAGTATTTTCGCCAATACACTGGGATGAACCCGAACCAGTTTCGCAAGTTGTAG
- a CDS encoding AAA family ATPase — translation MNHKGILIFFCGKMGSGKSTLSRKMSEELNAILLSEDEWLSTIYPEEIQNFDDYIKYSRRLKPLLKIHVRNILKAGLSVVMDFPANTINQRVWFKEIFLFENIPHKLIYLDVDDKTCLEGIRKRRQTNPERAQFDTEDVFQHVTSFFQPPSPDEGFFIEVVHRDAS, via the coding sequence ATGAACCACAAAGGAATTTTGATATTTTTCTGCGGAAAAATGGGATCTGGTAAATCCACGCTTTCCCGTAAGATGTCTGAAGAACTTAATGCTATCTTGTTGTCAGAGGATGAATGGCTATCAACTATTTATCCTGAAGAAATACAGAATTTTGATGATTACATAAAATATTCAAGGCGACTAAAACCTTTACTAAAGATTCATGTGAGAAATATACTTAAGGCTGGACTTTCGGTCGTAATGGACTTTCCGGCAAACACAATAAATCAAAGAGTATGGTTCAAAGAGATATTTTTATTCGAAAACATACCTCATAAATTGATATACCTTGATGTTGATGACAAAACTTGCTTAGAAGGAATTAGAAAGCGTAGACAAACCAACCCAGAGCGTGCACAGTTTGATACAGAAGATGTTTTTCAGCATGTAACTAGCTTTTTTCAGCCACCATCCCCTGATGAGGGTTTCTTCATTGAAGTTGTGCATAGAGATGCCTCTTAG
- a CDS encoding glucose 1-dehydrogenase, protein MRLEGKVALVTGAARGIGEAIARAFAAEGAFVYVSDIDQGNGYAVAQSLGHSASFVPLDVRSEIEWRETTEAIIQKHGKLDILVNNAGITGFEGDDVPHDPENASLEAWRSVHETNLDGVFLGCKYAIRAMRGSGTGSIINISSRSGIVGIPTAAAYASSKAAVRNHTKSVALYCAQQGMKVRCNSIHPAAILTPMWEPMLGSGPDRESNMAMFVQDTPLRRFGMPEEVAAVAVMLAADESSYITGAEINIDGGILAGSAAAPSQ, encoded by the coding sequence ATGCGTCTGGAAGGCAAAGTTGCTCTGGTTACTGGCGCTGCGCGCGGAATTGGCGAAGCTATCGCTAGGGCTTTCGCTGCCGAAGGTGCATTTGTGTACGTCTCGGACATCGACCAAGGCAATGGGTATGCTGTTGCCCAGTCTCTTGGTCATTCCGCTTCATTTGTCCCGCTCGACGTTCGCAGCGAAATAGAATGGCGCGAAACGACTGAAGCTATTATCCAAAAGCACGGGAAGCTTGACATCCTAGTCAACAATGCTGGCATCACGGGTTTTGAAGGAGATGATGTGCCTCATGACCCTGAGAACGCCTCGCTTGAAGCTTGGCGCTCAGTTCATGAGACAAACCTTGATGGAGTGTTTCTTGGTTGCAAGTACGCCATCCGCGCGATGCGCGGGTCTGGCACCGGGTCAATAATTAACATCTCCTCACGTTCAGGTATCGTAGGCATACCGACGGCAGCTGCTTATGCATCAAGTAAGGCTGCTGTTCGCAATCACACTAAGAGTGTTGCACTGTATTGCGCTCAGCAAGGCATGAAAGTGCGTTGTAATTCCATTCACCCAGCGGCAATACTCACCCCCATGTGGGAACCAATGCTTGGCAGTGGCCCGGATCGAGAGTCGAACATGGCAATGTTCGTGCAGGATACGCCACTGAGACGGTTCGGAATGCCCGAGGAAGTAGCTGCGGTAGCTGTCATGCTCGCCGCTGATGAGTCCAGCTACATTACTGGAGCGGAAATCAATATTGACGGCGGTATTCTTGCAGGGTCCGCGGCCGCGCCCTCACAGTAG
- a CDS encoding ParE family toxin-like protein, translating to MKSRTTTEFRKLFANLPRQVQEQARAAYRQFKEDSSYPSLRFKKVHPVLPIYSARISKSYRAVGQLDGDTVIWFWVGSHAEYDRLLEQL from the coding sequence GTGAAATCGCGCACTACTACCGAGTTTCGTAAACTATTCGCTAATTTACCTAGACAGGTTCAAGAGCAAGCCCGTGCAGCGTATCGTCAGTTTAAGGAAGACTCAAGCTATCCAAGTCTACGCTTCAAGAAGGTTCATCCGGTGTTGCCGATCTACTCTGCCCGTATTAGCAAAAGTTATCGAGCGGTTGGGCAATTAGATGGAGATACAGTGATTTGGTTTTGGGTAGGTTCTCACGCAGAATACGACAGATTGTTGGAGCAGTTGTAG
- a CDS encoding DUF2905 domain-containing protein, whose protein sequence is MIAEIGKTLVAVGAGILLLGGLLWLSSGTLKHFPIGRLPGDILIQNEHFTFYFPLATSILLSIGLSVLIWMWQSFAR, encoded by the coding sequence ATGATTGCAGAAATTGGCAAAACACTAGTAGCTGTCGGGGCAGGAATTTTGTTGTTAGGAGGCTTGCTCTGGTTGAGCAGTGGAACATTGAAGCATTTTCCGATTGGTCGTTTGCCAGGAGATATCCTGATCCAGAATGAACACTTTACCTTTTATTTTCCTTTAGCAACGTCTATTTTACTGAGTATCGGTTTAAGTGTACTAATCTGGATGTGGCAATCTTTTGCGCGCTGA
- a CDS encoding phosphate-starvation-inducible PsiE family protein has translation MNAKDNERKHTYLGITHGLNSSPFSQCWQSWFHRETIVRNLEFVQDLVVVSLCIGLFCVMLIRLGEMFLSLLEPINFQAITSDILFILILVEIFRLLVIYLQEQRISIGAAVEVSLVSALREIILEGVLEVPLDNLLGACVFLVVLGGLLFLRVWMFQQFDAVKQANNGKFLDSQDSKSRRASVVEHYPF, from the coding sequence ATGAACGCAAAAGATAACGAGAGAAAGCATACGTATTTGGGAATTACTCATGGTTTGAATTCCTCTCCATTCAGTCAATGCTGGCAATCTTGGTTTCACCGAGAAACCATTGTCAGGAATCTAGAATTTGTTCAGGATTTGGTCGTTGTCTCCTTATGTATTGGCTTATTTTGTGTAATGTTGATTCGGTTGGGTGAAATGTTTCTTTCGCTGCTAGAGCCAATCAATTTTCAAGCCATTACCTCGGACATATTATTTATCCTGATCCTGGTCGAAATTTTCCGTTTATTAGTGATCTACCTGCAAGAGCAACGAATTTCGATCGGAGCAGCCGTTGAAGTGTCCTTAGTGTCAGCATTGCGAGAAATTATTTTAGAGGGAGTCCTGGAAGTTCCTTTGGACAACCTACTCGGAGCCTGCGTCTTCCTCGTTGTATTGGGCGGATTATTATTTTTGCGAGTCTGGATGTTTCAACAGTTTGACGCTGTGAAGCAGGCTAACAATGGAAAATTTCTAGATAGCCAAGACTCCAAATCAAGACGTGCTTCAGTTGTTGAACACTATCCTTTTTGA